A genomic segment from Zygotorulaspora mrakii chromosome 1, complete sequence encodes:
- the COQ6 gene encoding putative N,N-dimethylaniline monooxygenase COQ6 (similar to Saccharomyces cerevisiae COQ6 (YGR255C); ancestral locus Anc_1.103), giving the protein MFGKVSAPHKLIRLISSATHAVPKLADVLIVGGGPAGLTLAAAIKSSPKLNQLSTVLVDASDLKGKVASFYNSPPDNYTNRVISLTPPSRRFLEERAGVSLMNDRIQVYDGLYVTEGCSDATLDMEKDSMACMIEILNVQSSLLKRLDQLSPDPNTFKIIDNTKVSGIELNDPYDAKSWPLVTLDNGEVYKTRLLVGADGFNSPVRKFSRIPSRGWSYNAFGVVATMKLEYPPYKIRGWQRFLPTGPIAHLPLPGENATLVWSCTERLSKLLTSITPEQFTALINAAFVLEDADMKFYYKQLEDKTISTKELSEDINFRIEQVFSSSEDENMIDEKYPPKVQGILPDTRARFPLKLSHADTYCSERIALVGDAAHTTHPLAGQGLNMGQGDVEALVDALEIAVSRGSDIGSLLSLQSFWADRYPINNLLLGMVDKLNKIYGTDYAPIVALRSFGINVINNVPPLKNLIRDTLGESGR; this is encoded by the coding sequence ATGTTCGGCAAGGTGTCTGCACCTCACAAATTGATCCGCTTGATATCTTCTGCAACACATGCAGTTCCCAAACTGGCAGATGTTTTGATAGTCGGCGGTGGTCCCGCTGGTTTGACATTGGCTGCGGCAATCAAATCATCACCTAAACTGAACCAATTGTCCACTGTACTTGTAGATGCAAGCGATTTGAAGGGCAAAGTTGCTTCATTCTACAATTCACCTCCAGATAATTATACGAATCGTGTAATTAGCTTAACACCACCATCTAGAAGGTTCCTGGAGGAAAGAGCTGGTGTAAGCTTAATGAATGACAGGATACAAGTTTATGATGGTTTATATGTGACCGAGGGATGTTCTGATGCAACTTTAGATATGgaaaaagattcaatgGCTTGTAtgattgaaattttaaacGTTCAGTCGTCATTGCTTAAAAGACTTGATCAACTTTCACCAGATCCTAAcaccttcaaaatcattgacAATACGAAAGTTTCCGGAATTGAGCTTAACGATCCCTATGACGCCAAATCCTGGCCATTAGTAACGCTGGATAACGGAGAGGTTTATAAAACGAGATTACTTGTAGGGGCAGATGGCTTTAACTCCCCTGTAAGGAAGTTCTCTAGAATTCCGTCTCGAGGCTGGTCTTACAATGCGTTTGGCGTTGTTGCAACTATGAAACTAGAATATCCTCCATATAAGATCAGGGGCTGGCAAAGATTTCTTCCTACAGGACCTATCGCTCATTTACCATTACCGGGTGAGAATGCTACGCTTGTTTGGAGTTGCACTGAGCGCTTATCAAAACTCCTGACGTCCATCACTCCAGAACAATTTACAGCCCTAATCAATGCTGCCTTTGTTTTAGAGGATGCTGATATGAAATTTTATTACAAGCAGTTAGAAGATAAAACAATCTCAACGAAGGAGCTAAGTgaagatatcaatttcagaatAGAGCAAGTTTTCAGTTCTTCTGAAGACGAAAACATGATAGATGAAAAGTATCCCCCCAAAGTTCAGGGCATTTTGCCAGACACGAGAGCCCGTTTCCCGTTAAAACTGTCACACGCAGATACTTATTGTTCCGAAAGAATCGCGTTAGTTGGAGATGCTGCACATACTACTCATCCATTGGCTGGACAAGGACTGAACATGGGGCAGGGAGACGTTGAGGCTTTAGTTGATGCTTTGGAAATAGCTGTTTCTAGAGGATCTGACATCGGGTCTTTACTAAGTCTGCAGTCATTCTGGGCTGATCGCTATCCTATTAATAATTTGCTCTTAGGCATGGTTGACAAGTTGAATAAAATTTATGGCACGGACTATGCCCCTATCGTAGCGTTGAGATCTTTCGGTATTAACGTTATCAATAACGTTCCACCGCTTAAGAATTTAATTAGGGATACACTTGGAGAATCAGGGAGATAG
- a CDS encoding uncharacterized protein (ancestral locus Anc_1.102): MSVLIETTLGDLVIDLAYENYKIESYNFLKLCEMGFYDRQCFYDLQKGRSVMFGDALVGFEDRKELRTHNMSIKGLEDQESSNGSQLIRATDLLSTSQRTRKGQFGFKAVNKDDSTPQLIGSQVVLVLNDLEEPMQNMIFYGEVTVESQKLLKIMNSLEVDDMKRPLNDIRIKKTYLVFDPFPPLENVHRLSISLPLRDVRISKEWLEEHRDLWDTRDEILDDIKRKELVFEIASDVPTMGIKPSECVLFICKLNPLTRAKDIATIFHRFGEINSVEIIRDKLSGRSLGYGFIEFKDRRSCEESYKQMDGVLIDDKRIHVNFSQSFKRI; the protein is encoded by the coding sequence ATGAGCGTCTTAATTGAAACTACTCTTGGGGATCTAGTTATTGATTTAGCCTATGAGAACTACAAAATTGAATCCTAtaactttttgaaattatgCGAGATGGGGTTTTATGATCGTCAATGCTTTTACGATTTGCAAAAGGGAAGATCAGTTATGTTTGGTGATGCGCTTGTAGGTTTTGAGGATAGAAAGGAATTGAGAACCCACAATATGTCCATCAAAGGTCTTGAAGACCAAGAAAGCAGCAATGGGTCGCAGCTTATTAGGGCAACGGATCTACTGTCAACTTCGCAGCGGACTCGGAAGGGTCAATTTGGATTTAAGGCTGTCAATAAAGATGATTCTACTCCACAACTAATAGGTTCTCAAGTTGTTTTGGTTCTGAATGACCTTGAGGAGCCGATGCAAAATATGATCTTCTATGGAGAAGTTACAGTGGAGAGTCAAAAATTACTAAAAATTATGAACAGTCTTGAAGTAGACGACATGAAACGTCCTTTAAACGATATaagaattaaaaaaacttACCTTGTATTCGATCCATTTCCACCCCTGGAAAATGTTCACAGGCTCAGCATATCATTACCACTTCGAGATGTCCGCATATCTAAAGAATGGCTGGAAGAGCATCGCGATCTCTGGGATACAAGAGATGAAATTCTGGACGATATTAAAAGGAAAGAGTTAGTTTTTGAGATAGCTTCAGATGTGCCAACGATGGGCATTAAACCGTCGGAATGCGTTCTTTTCATATGCAAGTTAAATCCTTTGACAAGAGCGAAAGACATAGCTACAATTTTCCACAGGTTCGGTGAAATAAATTCTGTGGAGATTATACGAGATAAATTATCCGGTCGATCTCTCGGTTATGGCTTCATAGAATTTAAAGACAGGAGATCTTGTGAAGAATCTTACAAACAGATGGATGGTGTGCTCATCGATGATAAAAGAATTCACGTGAATTTCAGTCAAAGTTTTAAACGAATCTAA
- the FOL1 gene encoding trifunctional dihydropteroate synthetase/dihydrohydroxymethylpterin pyrophosphokinase/dihydroneopterin aldolase FOL1 (similar to Saccharomyces cerevisiae FOL1 (YNL256W); ancestral locus Anc_1.104), with translation MRTLYSNRLALRVFRPSYRGAFTRTSDYSRGVITHINRPFSITSKTYNTASSNLMNDKVHIEKLDVNAVIGADSWNQLNAQQCFVTMNMLTDFSKAAVGDDLNYSLNYAVISRDIAEFVQSKRNWRSLGNLSRSVSNYALQKYSGIESLQLLIETKTGHIRSDSISCLVNQMNSRAPTRQKDVYDVIQISNIKMLTLIGVFTFERLQKQYVTLDIRLPWPKDLVNHASYKSIIESAVSHVENSNFLTVEALVESTAKVIASNPYFRKNNKLPIELKVIKLNAITNTTGVGVSIIKTPQELDSIPLPHVLETKTTSSALFAGNQENDIISNTYPKAWSTAFIAFGSNMGNKVENIQKALDYLNASENVEIRKVSSLFESEPMYFEDQDVFMNGCVEIVTKLTPHELLKLCKDIEYKELGRIKHFDNCPRVVDLDIIMFYDKDGSQVILNTKDLIIPHPKLLERSFVLEPLCELLPPDITHPLTTEPLTDHLNQIYDQGNEADVLWKIIPLQPRSSNFRALKFMNVKMTDEILRSKVITKSPALLMGILNVTPDSFSDGNKQYLNLQKQIETVKIMCSDALRLQDKIIIDVGGCSTRPNSSQVSEMEELERTIPVIKSIRTCKDLPQENIIISIDTYRAKVAQEAIIAGADIVNDISGGTFDSDMFGVIASHPNVAYVLSHTRGNISSMIDLNKYEQPNSNVKEYMNGEKISGRSAILLRSIAHELSERYAQAIGEGIRRWQLILDPGLGFAKNGKQNLEIIRQLDLLKNYACILESGEFVNFKNIPILVGPSRKAFIGKITKDDDPKDRDFATASVISSCIGFGADIVRVHNVVDCSKTIKIANTLYRDA, from the coding sequence ATGAGAACCCTTTATTCTAATCGGCTTGCATTAAGGGTTTTCAGGCCATCATACCGCGGTGCTTTCACAAGAACCTCTGACTATTCGAGAGGTGTCATAACCCATATAAATAGGCCGTTTTCGATTACCTCCAAAACTTACAACACAGCATCTTCGAATCTGATGAACGATAAAGTCCATATCGAGAAACTTGACGTGAATGCGGTCATTGGAGCAGACTCCTGGAACCAATTGAATGCGCAACAATGCTTTGTAACAATGAATATGCTCACCGATTTCAGCAAAGCCGCTGTTGGAGACGATCTGAATTATTCTCTAAATTACGCTGTCATATCGAGAGATATTGCTGAATTTGTGCAATCTAAAAGGAACTGGAGATCCTTAGGTAATCTATCCAGATCAGTCTCAAATTACGCATTACAAAAGTATTCGGGAATTGAGAGTTTGCAATTGCTAATCGAAACGAAAACAGGACACATAAGAAGTGATTCCATTTCCTGTTTAGTAAATCAAATGAATAGTAGAGCACCGACGAGACAGAAAGATGTCTACGATGTTatacaaatttcaaatataaagATGTTGACTCTAATTGGAGTGTTTACCTTTGAAAGGCTGCAAAAACAATATGTTACGTTAGACATACGCCTCCCGTGGCCAAAAGACTTGGTTAATCACGCTTCTTATAAATCAATCATCGAAAGCGCCGTTAGCCACGTCGAAAACTCCAACTTTTTAACGGTAGAAGCTCTCGTTGAATCAACAGCTAAGGTAATCGCATCTAATCCATACTTCAGGAAAAATAATAAGTTGCCTATAGAGCTCAAAGTTATTAAATTGAATGCGATAACAAATACCACAGGTGTTGGTGTGAGCATCATCAAGACTCCTCAAGAACTGGATTCTATTCCACTTCCTCACGTACTTGAAACGAAAACAACTTCATCGGCACTTTTCGCAGGGAACCAAGAGAATGACATCATTTCAAATACATACCCCAAAGCTTGGAGTACTGCTTTTATAGCTTTCGGTTCCAATATGGGTaataaagttgaaaatattcagAAGGCACTAGATTATTTGAATGCGAGTGAAAATGTTGAGATTCGGAAAGTGTCTTCTCTGTTCGAAAGCGAGCCTATGTATTTTGAGGATCAAGACGTTTTTATGAACGGCTGTGTCGAAATTGTGACAAAGTTGACGCCACATGAACTACTAAAACTCTGTAAGGACATCGAGTACAAGGAATTGGGTAGAATAAAGcattttgataattgtCCCCGTGTTGTCGATCTTGATATTATTATGTTTTATGATAAAGATGGCAGCCAAGTTATTTTGAACACTAAAGACTTGATCATTCCACACCCTAAATTACTAGAAAGAAGTTTTGTGTTAGAGCCACTCTGTGAATTGCTTCCCCCTGACATAACTCACCCTTTGACAACCGAACCTTTAACAGACCATCTTAATCAGATATATGATCAAGGAAATGAAGCAGATGTCTTGTGGAAGATAATACCTCTGCAGCCTCGCTCCTCCAATTTCAGAGCATTGAAGTTCATGAATGTGAAAATGACGGACGAAATTCTACGCTCCAAAGTCATAACAAAGTCGCCAGCATTATTGATGGGTATTTTGAATGTGACTCCAGACTCTTTCTCGGATGGAAATAAGCAGTATTTAAATCTCCAAAAACAGATCGAAACAGTGAAAATCATGTGCTCCGATGCTTTGCGGCTACAAGATAAAATTATTATTGATGTTGGTGGCTGTTCTACCAGACCAAATTCCTCTCAAGTCTCCGAAATGGAAGAACTAGAACGAACAATACCAGTTATCAAATCAATTAGGACATGTAAAGACCTGCCACAagaaaatatcatcatATCTATTGATACTTACAGAGCAAAGGTAGCTCAAGAGGCTATTATTGCCGGGGCAGATATAGTGAATGATATCTCGGGGGGAACTTTTGATTCGGATATGTTTGGTGTCATAGCCTCTCATCCAAATGTGGCTTATGTTCTGTCTCATACCAGGGGAAACATTTCCAGTATGATTGACTTAAATAAATACGAGCAACCCAATAGCAATGTGAAAGAATATATGaatggtgaaaaaatttctggTAGGAGTGCAATTCTTCTTCGCTCAATAGCTCATGAACTCAGTGAGCGATACGCTCAAGCGATTGGAGAAGGAATTCGTCGTTGGCAGCTAATATTAGACCCGGGACTTGGTTTTGCCAAAAATGGAAagcaaaatttggaaataatTAGGCAACTCGACCTTTTGAAGAACTACGCATGTATTTTAGAATCAGGCGAGTTTgtaaatttcaagaatatCCCAATACTAGTTGGCCCATCTCGCAAGGCATTCATCGGCAAAATCACAAAAGATGATGACCCGAAGGATAGAGATTTCGCGACAGCGTCCGTTATTTCGTCATGCATCGGATTTGGTGCAGATATAGTGAGGGTCCACAATGTTGTTGATTGTTCGAAGACAATAAAGATCGCCAATACTCTCTACAGAGATGCATAA
- the GIS2 gene encoding mRNA-binding translational activator GIS2 (similar to Saccharomyces cerevisiae GIS2 (YNL255C); ancestral locus Anc_1.105), which yields MSQKACYVCGKIGHLAEECDSDRLCYNCNKPGHVQSECTLPRTVEHKQCYNCGETGHVRTECTIQRCYNCNQTGHISRECSEPKKSRFPTASSAQASNKVSCYRCGGPNHMAKDCLQTGSKCYSCGKFGHLSKDCPSGPGEKICYNCNESGHISRDCTYE from the coding sequence ATGTCTCAAAAAGCTTGTTACGTCTGCGGGAAGATTGGCCATTTGGCTGAGGAATGTGATTCTGATAGATTATGTTATAATTGTAACAAACCAGGACATGTTCAATCCGAATGTACTCTGCCAAGAACTGTTGAGCATAAACAATGTTACAATTGTGGCGAGACTGGTCATGTGAGAACAGAATGTACCATTCAGCGTTGTTACAACTGTAATCAAACAGGTCATATTTCAAGAGAATGCTCtgaaccaaaaaaatcaagattcCCAACAGCATCTAGTGCGCAAGCTAGCAATAAGGTGTCCTGTTACAGATGCGGAGGTCCAAACCACATGGCCAAGGACTGTTTACAGACTGGATCCAAGTGCTACTCTTGCGGTAAGTTTGGCCATCTGTCTAAGGACTGTCCAAGCGGTCcaggtgaaaaaatttgttaCAATTGTAATGAATCAGGGCACATCTCTAGAGATTGTACATACGAATAG
- the TGL2 gene encoding triglyceride lipase (similar to Saccharomyces cerevisiae TGL2 (YDR058C); ancestral locus Anc_1.101), with protein MLKNGSEEREYKSEAPSLSSLSSKYNDPTVLSFNQSYRSFCSSYSNTTALLISSVPLREKFRAPKNPIVLCHGLSGFDKLILIPSLTQLTKLLYNHLQGLNRESFIVDHSNSEELGNRGILEVEYWIGVKERLEQKGCTVITASVPSFGSIEERATILNAFLETETQKLKQTASKGQVYNTSEESTDETFEKDDRIRLNLIAHSMGGLDCRYLISKIPDKSYQVLSLTTISTAHRGSEMADYVVNLSEDLRKLIAFEAPVILLPPCFYELTTEYMKYFNERVLNEPAVSYYSYGSFFKPKWHNAFYTSWKIIDNSSNGNPNDGLVSVQSSKWGQYQGTLANVDHLDLINWRNKIRRDIGKLLENTNHSLEQKVKPDIDILNFYLAIADNLASKGF; from the coding sequence ATGTTGAAAAACGGTTCAGAGGAACGTGAATATAAATCGGAAGCCCCATCactttcatctttatctAGTAAATATAATGATCCGACAGTTTTGTCATTTAATCAGTCATACAGATCCTTTTGCTCAAGTTACAGCAACACTACAGCATTGCTGATATCAAGCGTCCCATTGAGAGAAAAGTTCCGCGCACCAAAGAATCCGATTGTCTTGTGCCATGGATTATCAGGCTTTGACAAACTGATTTTGATTCCCTCTCTTACGCAATTAACAAAGCTCCTTTATAACCACTTGCAGGGTCTGAATCGTGAAAGTTTCATCGTTGATCACAGTAATAGTGAAGAACTGGGAAATCGAGGTATCCTTGAGGTTGAGTATTGGATTGGGGTGAAGGAACGCCTGGAGCAGAAAGGGTGCACCGTAATTACTGCCAGCGTTCCTAGTTTTGGCAGTATAGAAGAACGCGCCACAATACTAAATGCATTTCTCGAGACAGAAACTCAAAAACTGAAGCAAACAGCCAGTAAAGGTCAGGTTTACAATACATCGGAAGAAAGCACTGATGAGACTTTCGAAAAAGACGACAGAATCAGACTGAATCTAATCGCCCATTCGATGGGTGGTCTAGATTGTCGTTATCtcatttcaaagattccaGATAAAAGCTATCAGGTTCTCAGTCTAACTACAATATCTACGGCCCATCGTGGATCTGAAATGGCAGACTACGTGGTAAACCTATCAGAGGATCTTAGAAAACTCATCGCATTCGAGGCCCCGGTTATCCTATTACCACCATGTTTCTACGAACTTACCACAGAATACATGAAGTACTTCAATGAAAGAGTTCTGAATGAGCCCGCTGTGTCATATTACTCATATGGGTCGTTTTTCAAGCCAAAATGGCACAACGCTTTTTATACTTCATGGAAGATAATCGACAATTCTTCTAACGGTAACCCAAATGATGGTTTGGTTAGCGTGCAAAGTAGCAAATGGGGTCAATATCAGGGAACACTTGCGAATGTGGATCACCTGGACCTTATCAATTGGAGAAATAAAATTCGGAGAGATATCGGTAAATTGCTTGAGAACACAAACCATTCGTTAGAGCAAAAAGTGAAACCAGATATAGACATACTGAACTTTTATTTGGCCATCGCAGATAACCTCGCGTCCAAAGGTTTCTAA
- the SIP3 gene encoding Sip3p (similar to Saccharomyces cerevisiae YSP1 (YHR155W) and SIP3 (YNL257C); ancestral locus Anc_1.100) has protein sequence MVKQKLQPKEPNGKVSEWKKMKLVSIAFKEASLDTPSFRASVNHFQTRTEIFQEWMEKVVDFIYNKYSSSMEDFQRAHNTFISLLLPSPMILSNGFVANQANTPSLVGSFNQTFYELSSKVFKVVCEKDYGSPNSLLELMNTAIEPYKDRRANFDYYQSKYDNMLGKYQAIKISNTNLEPATIKEDAFQIFEIRKEYLKSSLELVCAISTMKLAIDKFLLEVMETIQTRASQSMKEIGQFIDLAPALSASLKDYAHWIENSIASTKILASDMQKAKQQVMEYSLSKIAPAQEVNDYNVKSINFSSLLSKKTEAIKNPPEKSGWLYMKTTVGSPSRTVWVRRWCFLKNSVFGLFLLSSSKTSVEETDKFGVLLTSIRYDPDEDRKFCFEVKIMTRSSKARTNSIKDIHLVLQAESLQELKSWLNTFDASKRYAYNLSHDSAEYDMAFKRYFPEFLEFASSTTTTTDQLITTCDENTMSIMSMTDSELASLYMESSAGHKYFQFQLAGTPISTKLTPVAVMANLYKKSHHLPNAILANIWGSANWSDYAIYDDEEEEPAVSTKKLGRGMTTSTLVYPNFYPNQMKVEDVQFKSLFFTINQKLNQFPDELLLFNFSSFWFPNKRQKFSANCYVTVDHIYCYMNSMGFICLTHRSLGDLVSVEVDTSADNLLRIYDVNGIQLKMFVYFVDRQLIANKLQYLLENKALKQPKKEEEIFKRLNVMDSEFQERHRRSTLAGSKIFQNHADTDNSFGTKLCESFWPNDEESSDLSRRRKSIQREYSVMYRHAYEVSSKCLIHILYGDQSIAFPRSLLLATKDTNSNISSNWMQENSADGQGQLVRTLEFNLNLTDSFLGNVRRGQTCELKLKQRMVRVIENKYYEIEQDPIIIKIPFCRPLRVKAKHVIMEANESRFSLNSPSSSSACLLYIFYKLQFLDPITGKCVNNLTFAERAVMPWARHFTSFEYASIRKMIRYYLEKIGKHGKTIKAIKICGMIGVAKSRAEQNDESKGLNNSAKSVLSNEKLQEDLNIDVVYSLSIIFKVILKLIGYKITNFAFLFLRYIFRWLLLMVSNVTHINRTLLLGLLLSITVNIFLSGKSSVAYWSVKRAETAFHDYAKENSEVSMHHAITIKDLDLLKFTLAYENDNLPYKKFNHTHSAEIYKYKATREEISAKRNEALIELKILQNMERELVQDQYKKFLVKELENCHIVEQEVSQIWSNDTQLQKYCQSCSTELYRVGTLLL, from the coding sequence ATGGTAAAACAAAAGTTACAGCCAAAAGAGCCGAATGGGAAAGTGTCGGAatggaaaaagatgaaacttGTTTCCATTGCATTCAAGGAGGCTTCTCTTGATACTCCATCATTCAGAGCATCAGtgaatcattttcaaactaGAACTGAAATCTTCCAGGAATGGATGGAAAAAGTTGTAGATTTCATATACAACAAATACTCTTCAAGTATGGAAGATTTCCAAAGGGCGCATAATACATTCATATCACTATTGCTACCATCGCCAATGATTTTGAGCAATGGGTTTGTAGCTAATCAAGCCAATACGCCTTCGCTCGTGGGGTCATTCAATCAGACATTTTATGAACTTTCTAGCAAAGTATTCAAGGTGGTGTGTGAAAAGGATTACGGTAGCCCTAACTCTTTACTTGAGTTGATGAATACAGCCATAGAGCCATATAAGGATAGAAGAGCAAATTTTGACTATTACCAAAGCAAGTACGACAATATGCTGGGCAAATACCAGGccatcaaaatttcaaacacTAATCTTGAGCCTGCCACCATAAAAGAGGATgcctttcaaatatttgaaattagaaaagaatatcttAAATCGTCATTGGAATTAGTATGTGCAATTTCTACAATGAAACTGGCCATAGACAAGTTTCTATTAGAGGTTATGGAGACCATTCAAACCAGGGCTTCCCAGTCCATGAAGGAAATTGGTCAGTTTATTGATCTAGCTCCGGCTTTATCTGCAAGTCTCAAGGATTACGCGCATTGGATTGAGAACTCAATTgcatcaacaaaaatattggCATCTGACATGCAAAAAGCGAAACAACAGGTTATGGAATATTCTCTATCTAAAATTGCACCAGCTCAGGAAGTTAATGATTATAATGTGAAAAGcattaatttttcttcGCTATTAAGTAAGAAAACCGAAGCAATTAAAAATCCACCAGAGAAGTCAGGATGGCTCTATATGAAGACTACGGTTGGCTCTCCAAGTCGAACCGTGTGGGTTCGTAGATGGtgttttttgaagaactcTGTTTTCGGTTTGTTTCTCTTGTCCTCTTCAAAGACAAGCGTCGAAGAAACCGATAAGTTTGGTGTTTTGCTAACTTCGATAAGGTATGATCCTGATGAAGACCGtaaattttgttttgaagtGAAAATAATGACGAGATCCTCAAAAGCAAGGACTAACAGTATCAAAGATATTCATCTCGTTTTACAAGCGGAAAGTTTACAGGAGCTAAAATCTTGGCTAAACACGTTTGATGCTTCAAAGAGGTATGCATACAATTTGAGCCATGATAGCGCTGAATATGACATGGCCTTCAAAAGGTACTTCCCGGAATTTTTGGAGTTTGCATCAAGCACCACGACGACAACAGATCAGCTCATAACAACATGTGACGAAAATACAATGTCAATAATGAGCATGACAGATTCAGAGCTGGCTAGTCTATATATGGAATCATCAGCCGGTCATAAATACTTTCAATTCCAATTGGCCGGAACGCctatttcaacaaagtTGACACCGGTGGCTGTAATGGCAAatctttacaaaaagaGTCATCATTTACCAAACGCTATTCTGGCCAATATCTGGGGCTCTGCTAATTGGAGCGATTACGCAATTtatgacgatgaagaagaagaacctGCGGTATCCACAAAGAAATTGGGTAGAGGTATGACCACTTCCACTCTTGTGTACCCTAACTTTTATccaaatcaaatgaaagtGGAGGATGTTCAGTTCAaaagtttattttttacCATAAATCAAAAGCTCAATCAGTTTCCGGATGAATTGCTACTTTTTAACTTTAGCTCATTTTGGTTTCCCAACAAAAGGCAAAAATTCTCAGCAAATTGCTACGTCACGGTAGATCACATTTACTGCTATATGAACTCGATGGGATTTATATGTTTAACACACCGGAGCCTAGGTGATTTGGTTTCGGTTGAGGTGGATACCTCTGCAGATAACTTGTTGAGAATCTACGATGTAAACGGCATTCAGCTGAAGATGTTTGTTTACTTCGTCGATCGCCAATTAATTGCTAATAAGCTCCAGTATCTTTTAGAAAACAAAGCTCTGAAACAGCcgaaaaaagaagaagagatcttcaaaaggttGAATGTTATGGATTCAGAATTTCAGGAAAGGCACAGGAGAAGTACTCTAGCTggttcaaagatttttcaaaaccaTGCAGATACTGACAATAGCTTTGGAACTAAGCTATGTGAATCATTCTGGCCGAATGACGAAGAATCGTCAGATCTTTCCAGAAGGCGTAAATCAATTCAACGGGAATACTCAGTTATGTATCGACATGCTTATGAGGTGAGTAGTAAATGCCTCATACATATTTTGTACGGTGATCAATCAATTGCTTTTCCAAGGAGTTTACTTTTGGCAACGAAAGATACTAACTCTAATATATCCAGTAATTGGATGCAAGAGAATTCTGCTGACGGCCAGGGGCAGCTGGTTCGAACACTAGAGTTCAACTTAAACCTAACAGACAGTTTTTTGGGTAATGTGCGTAGAGGACAAACCTGCGAACTCAAATTGAAGCAAAGGATGGTAAGggtcattgaaaataaatattACGAAATCGAACAAGAcccaataataataaaaattcCATTTTGCAGACCATTAAGAGTGAAAGCTAAGCATGTTATTATGGAAGCCAACGAATCACGATTCTCACTCAATTCACCATCGTCTTCTTCGGCATGTCTGTTATACATTTTCTATAAGCTCCAGTTCCTAGATCCAATAACTGGTAAATGTGTAAATAATCTGACTTTCGCAGAGAGAGCAGTAATGCCGTGGGCCAGACATTTTACTAGCTTTGAGTACGCATCCATTCGAAAAATGATCAGATACTacttggaaaaaattggaaagcATGGTAAAACTATCAAGGCAATCAAAATATGCGGTATGATAGGGGTCGCTAAGAGTAGGGCGGaacaaaatgatgaatcaAAAGGCTTGAATAATTCTGCCAAATCAGTTTTGtccaatgaaaaattacagGAAGATTTGAATATAGACGTTGTTTATTCCCTTTCaatcatcttcaaagttATCCTAAAACTGATTGGCTATAAAATAACAAACtttgcatttttatttttgagaTATATTTTCCGATGGCTTCTCCTGATGGTCTCCAATGTTACACATATCAATAGAACTCTCCTCTTAGGATTACTGCTATCCATAACGGtgaatatatttttgtccGGTAAATCATCAGTTGCTTACTGGTCTGTTAAAAGAGCTGAAACCGCATTTCACGACTACGCAAAGGAGAATAGCGAAGTATCAATGCATCATGCGATCACCATCAAGGACCTCGATCTATTAAAATTCACTCTTGCGTACGAGAATGACAATCTTCCCTACAAAAAGTTCAACCATACTCATTCTGCAGAGATTTACAAGTATAAGGCAACCAGGGAAGAGATTTCAGCTAAGCGAAACGAAGCGTTGATCGAATTGAAGATCCTTCAGAATATGGAACGCGAGCTGGTACAGGAccaatataaaaaattcCTTGTGAAAGAGCTCGAAAACTGCCATATCGTTGAACAGGAGGTATCTCAGATATGGTCTAATGATACCCAATTGCAAAAGTACTGCCAAAGTTGTAGTACGGAGCTCTACAGAGTCGGAACCCTGCTTCTATGA